AAGACCTGAGAAAGAAATATAATACTATTTCAGTCCATCAAAACATCCGTTTCCTTTGAAGAACCAGGGTTTAAACTATATTTCTTTGAAAATATAGATATACATGAGGTAGCCCAATTCTGAAAGTTTGATTTCTACACCTGGAAAAGCCatgtaaattaatcaaatcttaaAAAGACATGGgcatttttataatgaatatacatttttgctAGATATGCCAATCTCTATAAAGTATTTAAGACACATAGACACAAGTTCAAATatcttttaatttgaaataaccatAGTTTAGCACATTCGCTCTCAAGGGATTCACCTGTATTAACAGCATGATTGCAGTCAGGTTTCTCTCATGGGTAGGTCCCAGAACTTTTAGTACCAGGTTGATAAGGGTCATGTTGTTACACTCAATAAACTCATCATCTCCTTCCTGCCCTCTACGCACATCCAGGAGCCATAACATTTCTGCCACCTgcaggaaaaaaaagaggaaatcacaTTCAAACATAGAGGGAATACCAAATAGAAATGCTCCTGGCTCTTTTGTTGCAGAAGTACCAttctttttaaacaaacattCCTAAACCTGTTTATAATGATACACACTCACAGTGCCATGTGTGTGTTTACCTTTAGAATAAGTTGTCCTAATTTGCCCAGGTCCTTCTGTTTGAATTTGGAGTAGCTCATGCCAAGCTTTCCCGTGTCAGACTGTAACCTGCATTAATCAGTTTTAGAGGTCAAGCTctcatgaaagtgaaagtgaaagtgaagtgacattcagccaagtatggtgacccatactcagaatttgtgctctgcatttaacccatccgaaatgcacacacacagagcagtgaacacacacacacacacactgtgagcacacacccagagcagtgggcagccatttatgctgcagcgcccggggagcagttgggggttcaatgccttgctcaagggcacctaagtcgtggtattgaaggtggagagagaactgtacatgcactccccccaccaacaattcctgccggccccggactcgaactcacaacctttcgattgggagtccgactctctaaccattaggccacgacttccaactCATCTCACAACCATCTCATAACCAAAGAGTTTAACACTTTAAATGCCCACATATTAAATTAACCTTCAATGACTGTCAAAATGAATTCTAATGCAAATTagaaataaatctttgttatagCTTGATTTGTAAAATGTTAGTGTAATAACCCACCTTGGCAGGCGATGTCTGGGACAGGGAATAATGTGAAACAGCTGAGGCAGAGAGTAAATGAAGTTGATGACTTGGGGGATGAAGAAAAGCAGCATGGTCTTACTGAAGTGGCCGAGTATCCCAACCACTGCAAACGTCATTCCAGCAAAGTAACAGAAAGTGTCTCCCACAAACACAGAGGAAGGATACCTGATATGAGATATTCAAAGGTTACATATTTGTTCAAATAGCGCTATTTGTCAAGCTTAACTTTTAGATATCAGTTTTTTTAATTGGCCTGGATTAAAAAACTAAAGTACAGATAATCAAATAGCAATAGTTTTAACAAACCAGTTGTGGTAGAAGAGGGCTAATGTGGTGAAGAAAAAGGGAATCATGAAGTACAAAGAGAAAACATGGTCATCCCTGTAGTCTCCTGAAAGAGAAACATTAATCAAAGATCAGTTGAACAATGTAAGCTAGAGAATGAGCTAAAGtcctattaaaatgaaaaaccaAGCAGCGTCAGAGAGATTTAAGaaattaaggatcatgtgacactgaaaactggagtaatggcttctgagAACTGAGTATcgcccatcacaggaataaattacatgcaagtatattcaaataaaaacagttatttcacaatattactgtttttaactgACCAAATAAATACaccctttgtgagcataagagactaattatttcaaactttgaacagtattgtacgtatatataaattatgcatattttaaGAGATTTGAATCTAGGTGGAAATTTGCTAAAACGGGTTGAATATAAGGCCTCCTCTCACCATTGAGCTCCAGAAAATTAAAGACGATGATGGAGCCAGATATGAAGAGAGCTTGCCCCGACTCAATGCCGTTGATACCAGCCAAGATGTTAATGGCATTTGTGCAGAACACAGCCAGCATCcccatatatacataatacagaATGCCTGAAATACAGTATATAGAAAATGCTTAGAATATCAACAATCATACATATCAAACAAGAGTGCAATAAAATCAGGTCATATAGAGCACCAGACATTTAAGCAGACTGTCAAACTCACCCAAGTCCAGATGCATCCCCAGCAGGACACGGAAAGGTTTGGGCACAACGATGACAGTGTTGCCAAAGTTAGTGAAGTAGACCATGAGTAGAGGCAGGGAGGCAATAGTGGGCAGCATTAGCTTGTGTCTCCATCGTAGATTCAGAACATCATCAGCAAAACCCAGGAATATCATGCAGCAGATGGCCAACAAAGCACCAATCAGTTGCACAAACTACATGGATATATGCACAAATgccacagttttatatatatatatatatttgctgcaCATGAAACTTGTCTTATAAGAAAAATTGAAAagggtttttattattaatatttttgtggataccaTGAGCTTTCGTAACACTATAAATGTCTCTGctgtcatttttaatttaatgcatccttgctgaataaaagtattaaaaacctgaacccaaacttttgaacagtagtgtaagtgGTGAATTCTTGAAATGTGTGTATTATTTATGATTAGTGGATGATAATGTCACCTCATTGTGAGGGAACCGTTGACACCGCTCTCCCATGAAGCAATGGAGGAAGGGCACAGGGATGAAGAGGAAGAGAATGATGAGGAAGACTGTGCCACTGATAACCCCTTGTGATTCAGGCCTGGTTAATAAGGGAAAGAGAAAGGAGTTAATTTCAGGTTCCAGACATAAAATTACAATACATACTTTTGATGTAAAAATCAACCACTTACACCTCtttctttatggttttatttAGATCCATGCCATAGAGTCTCGCAGATATGAAATGATTCTTaaaagcaggaataagcttgacTGTTGCAACGCACCCAAGTGCAGACATACAACAGTTAATGATAAGAGGAAGAGCAGGAATTGGAGACATCTTCTTCATGGACTAAcacaatataaaaaacaatatacTCTATCTACTGTAATATACAAGTTATATTTCGATGAATCTAGTTGAAAACAGCGTTTGCTTCCAGTCAGCAACATTCAAAACTTTTATGTTGCACATTCATAGTGAAGCTGCCATTGGCTTAACATGTTTCTTCGAGGTTGACAAAAACTGTGTTACATCTCAGTTCAAATACAACTCCACACCACATAGTTATATGAAATCACGCGCAAAAACAATGACAATATGCTTGTTTTCGAACAGAccgcacaggtttttttttatacaaaagtaCTGAATCAATGAACGGTTTTTTAATAAGGTCGGGTAAATAACAAATGATCTATATAAAAACTTTGCCCAAATAAACACAGGTTCAGGTTATGAGTTACTAGTTACTCGTAAGCTTCTTTGGCGTCAAAACGTGATAGATATGTCACTTTACTGCGCAGGTTTGGCTCTGATCTCATCACATAATCCACGTCTACTTCCGTCAACATACTCTCTTCCGTCCGCCGACTGGTTACATCAACTTGCTTATTATACTCGAATAAGCGGATGGTACGACAATGAAAGCTTTGGAGCGAAATACTGTACTGTACACGGTAGTTATAAGGCACGTCTTTTATCAGAGAAAtacgtaaatatatttttttcatcctGGGTTCGGTCGAACCTTTGCAGACGAAACACAACCGGAAACAAAATGAAAAGTACTGTAAAGGTCCCATTTTCTAATCTGAAACACTCTAATAGTATaccaaataataacaacaatagtaataataagtcgtgttattattattttgttctaatcctattctattatatataaccatatattttaatatttgcctTAAGAATTGAATTATGCTCATTTGGTAAACGAATAAAGACTGGATAATGGTATGCTGTAATCTTATAAATACGTATGTAAATATGTATTGCATATTTTGACAgtttcacattcaaaataaacagAATGCTCATTCTATTATaa
Above is a window of Carassius carassius chromosome 4, fCarCar2.1, whole genome shotgun sequence DNA encoding:
- the LOC132139691 gene encoding UDP-N-acetylglucosamine--dolichyl-phosphate N-acetylglucosaminephosphotransferase-like gives rise to the protein MKKMSPIPALPLIINCCMSALGCVATVKLIPAFKNHFISARLYGMDLNKTIKKEVPESQGVISGTVFLIILFLFIPVPFLHCFMGERCQRFPHNEFVQLIGALLAICCMIFLGFADDVLNLRWRHKLMLPTIASLPLLMVYFTNFGNTVIVVPKPFRVLLGMHLDLGILYYVYMGMLAVFCTNAINILAGINGIESGQALFISGSIIVFNFLELNGDYRDDHVFSLYFMIPFFFTTLALFYHNWYPSSVFVGDTFCYFAGMTFAVVGILGHFSKTMLLFFIPQVINFIYSLPQLFHIIPCPRHRLPRLQSDTGKLGMSYSKFKQKDLGKLGQLILKVAEMLWLLDVRRGQEGDDEFIECNNMTLINLVLKVLGPTHERNLTAIMLLIQVLGSAVAFGIRYHLVRLFYDV